A portion of the Punica granatum isolate Tunisia-2019 chromosome 7, ASM765513v2, whole genome shotgun sequence genome contains these proteins:
- the LOC116214792 gene encoding uncharacterized protein LOC116214792 isoform X1, protein MLFQLCLIKCCLYHLSLPLSRMQFRVEVLSRVRFLQMFLLLVLHQTLSYHLSLPLSRMQSRVEISPNVPAASATSNAVLLSLPTTELNAVQGGGAQQVGVPVSLIRHFVAFRMKHNYTEANAVADSLAKLARVTLFILMTL, encoded by the exons ATGTTGTTCCAACT GTGCCTCATCAAATGTTGTCTTTACCATCTCTCCCTACCACTGAGCAGAATGCAGTTCAGGGTGGAGGTGCTCAGCAG GGTGAGATTTCTCCAGATGTTCCTGCTGCTGGTGTTGCATCAAACATTGTCTTACCATCTCTCCCTACCACTGAGCAGAATGCAGTCCAGAGTGGAG ATTTCTCCAAATGTTCCTGCTGCTAGTGCCACATCAAATGCCGTCTTACTATCTCTCCCTACCACTGAGCTGAATGCAGTCCAAGGTGGAGGTGCTCAGCAAGTTGGTGTTCCTGTT AGTCTCATTCGTCACTTTGTCGCTTTTAGGATGAAGCACAACTACACGGAAGCTAACGCGGTGGCCGATAGTTTAGCTAAGCTCGCTAGGGTGACCCTTTTTATATTGATGACTCTATGA
- the LOC116214792 gene encoding uncharacterized protein LOC116214792 isoform X2, which yields MQFRVEVLSRVRFLQMFLLLVLHQTLSYHLSLPLSRMQSRVEISPNVPAASATSNAVLLSLPTTELNAVQGGGAQQVGVPVSLIRHFVAFRMKHNYTEANAVADSLAKLARVTLFILMTL from the exons ATGCAGTTCAGGGTGGAGGTGCTCAGCAG GGTGAGATTTCTCCAGATGTTCCTGCTGCTGGTGTTGCATCAAACATTGTCTTACCATCTCTCCCTACCACTGAGCAGAATGCAGTCCAGAGTGGAG ATTTCTCCAAATGTTCCTGCTGCTAGTGCCACATCAAATGCCGTCTTACTATCTCTCCCTACCACTGAGCTGAATGCAGTCCAAGGTGGAGGTGCTCAGCAAGTTGGTGTTCCTGTT AGTCTCATTCGTCACTTTGTCGCTTTTAGGATGAAGCACAACTACACGGAAGCTAACGCGGTGGCCGATAGTTTAGCTAAGCTCGCTAGGGTGACCCTTTTTATATTGATGACTCTATGA